One region of Brassica napus cultivar Da-Ae chromosome A10, Da-Ae, whole genome shotgun sequence genomic DNA includes:
- the LOC125579035 gene encoding uncharacterized protein LOC125579035 — MEESFRVRIDKVFGSLSSTTAASSSSSLNSLWCLADDEIDRSDRSGEKVASDSEPQPSFPENDPEDLSVDEDEGGSSVSQKPDDYNDEEWEIKSSIGMDTTLDMEEEEDENDKVAVGEELCVYTKDVNDYETEADDWEEFPSSFNEREKDPRANYIAAEIRLKEDADAVNKLNSLHVSEGHQDNVSEKEEALVVSEEACVGTSDDNGLKPILKRKESGAESKLQKRVRFSSDTRDDNSTGDDEDSAMETSSSPEERVVQRVHPSGVPDYVRNPSKYTLYTFDEGEVDEESNRKAYMEFLNMIRSRDEPLDDPLVELPTSVAFVPKRKPTGESKVGNAADKGCEGRRGAIAIVDAVEDSAVSAMEEDEPETAVTVVRRPGRQYRARAKENEE, encoded by the exons ATGGAGGAAAGTTTCAGAGTAAGGATCGACAAGGTATTTGGATCTCTCTCATCCACAACCGCCgcgtcttcttcatcatctctcaACTCTCTATGGTGTCTCGCCGACGACGAGATCGATAGAAGCGACAGGAGCGGAGAGAAAGTGGCCTCCGACTCTGAGCCCCAACCAAGCTTCCCGGAGAATGATCCAGAAGATTTGAGCGTAGATGAAGACGAAGGAGGGTCAAGTGTATCGCAGAAGCCGGATGATTACAACGACGAGGAGTGGGAGATCAAATCCTCAATCGGGATGGACACTACTCTTGACATGGAG gaagaggaagatgagaaTGACAAAGTCGCTGTAGGTGAGGAACTATGCGTTTACACGAAGGATGTTAACGACTATGAGACGGAAGCAGATGACTGGGAGGAGTTTCCTTCTTCCTTCAACGAAAGAGAGAAGGATCCTCGTGCTAATTACATTGCGGCGGAGATTAGGCTTAAAGAAGACGCTGATGCTGTTAACAAATTGAACTCTTTGCACGTCTCTGAG GGACATCAGGATAACGTGTCGGAAAAGGAGGAAGCTTTGGTGGTTTCTGAGGAGGCATGTGTTGGCACTTCAGATGATAATGGGCTGAAACCGATACTGAAGAGGAAAGAAAGCGGAGCTGAGTCTAAGTTGCAGAAGCGTGTTCGGTTTAGTTCTGATACCAGAGATGACAACTCGACTGGAGATGACGAAGATTCTGCGATGGAGACAAGTTCCTCCCCCGAGGAGAGAGTAGTGCAGCGAGTTCATCCATCCGGAGTTCCAGATTATGTTCGGAACCCGTCGAAGTACACTCTGTACACGTTTGATGAAGGCGAGGTTGATGAAGAGTCTAACAGGAAAGCGTACATGGAGTTTCTCAACATGATCAGGAGCCGAGATGAGCCTCTTGATGACCCTCTGGTTGAGCTTCCAACGTCAGTGGCTTTTGTACCAAAGAGGAAACCAACGGGTGAGAGCAAAGTAGGGAATGCAGCAGACAAGGGTTGTGAGGGAAGAAGAGGTGCAATAGCTATCGTAGATGCCGTAGAAGACAGCGCGGTTTCTGCCATGGAAGAAGATGAACCGGAAACAGCTGTAACTGTGGTAAGAAGACCCGGTCGTCAGTATAGAGCTAGAGCCAAGGAAAATGAAGAGTAA
- the LOC125579032 gene encoding uncharacterized protein LOC125579032: MAADQGRKRMSSANVIGFSSREHYRAKRKKLDGSLRSGGDHISLEWDINRSKVVSKKEQVGLSLRHLREFVDYVPPRRSLLAQVCPVPRETFQLENLSEVLSSEVWRGCLSDGERNYLQQFLPEGVDVEQVVQQLLDGENFHFGNPFLDWGTSVCSGKAHPDEIVSEEESLRAGKRRYYADLEKYHNDIIDYLQMLKVKWESCKDPEKDSVKKMWRRSREGNARVNGSNCQDVTAASESSSWNEDDKPCNSDRAGEVRRRPKSSAVEKEKSQSPLIAQENVVNMDLKARNKDKLPKHSIQQTDGAKYMSYLKISKKQYQIVTSMKQSGKSIQSKALNKILGNINNLDVQPYGVFVEEEQKKLDAHWLQLVKDLPASYAIWRKLQLQKRDVISSLERELKDKLNPWMEVCSEKPLQKHNVQLDLRNYDGDSLDPNQSGDLAPDVEDSGSFDQVSAKNQSLSKESSSDSDQITDSGRCLQVGEHPSQVSSPDCDNSINMEDTEANDYSSSINGQSLPQAPFPSEPHASDLGDANPSDERLPSTSSSHGDELQYCSGGDVWQPVGGTRQSYVGRQAYTPSGGLSIIHHPEGGEEEKNYFIEPDMPEEVDRRKMLQPGANTSFGSFPSNDQNELLQSLFKGQGGVASHSLLKVPLNEEHKQIMPIGFQQEGTNNLMEGNQFSGQFQHQMTAPQALSQDQPRQVDIYGQGSLPDNIYCDGRGFLMPRPDWNASVAQLGVTTQPPLNTGPLLNQNWQFKSMWANTNGVSQSSHTGSERDLNLLRVATNPEQMIHRGSSPDQSLFSVFSQCNQLRRSRSALEPESSSAQVNYEMLMGGGTTQAGSSLAQPTNPLDYLSGSNNPAATSLMPDDVVWMNQSRENSGLHDPLGKLYPRSWNP, encoded by the exons ATGGCAGCTGATCAGGGGAGGAAGCGGATGAGCAGTGCCAATGTTATTGGTTTCAGTTCTAGAGAGCATTACAGAGCCAAAAGGAAAAAGCTTGATGGTTCTTTGCGTTCAGGAGGAGATCACATCAGTCTTGAATGGGACATCAACCGCAGCAAAGTAGTCTCTAAGAAGGAACAAGTGGGCTTAAGTTTGAGGCATCTTCGCGAGTTTGTTGATTATGTTCCTCCTAGGCGGAGTCTCTTGGCGCAAGTTTGCCCCGTCCCTCGTGAAACTTTCCAGCTGGAAAATCTTTCAGAGGTGCTTTCGAGTGAG GTGTGGCGAGGTTGTCTGTCTGATGGAGAAAGAAACTATCTGCAGCAGTTCCTCCCTGAGGGTGTTGATGTGGAGCAAGTTGTTCAGCAGTTGCTTGATGGGGAGAATTTTCATTTTGGAAATCCTTTTCTTGATTG GGGAACATCTGTCTGCTCCGGGAAAGCACATCCAGATGAGATTGTTTCTGAGGAGGAGTCTCTGAGGGCTGGTAAAAGAAGATATTACGCGGATCTAGAGAAGTACCATAATGA TATTATAGATTATTTGCAGATGCTGAAGGTGAAATGGGAAAGCTGCAAAGATCCAGAAAAAGATTCTGTTAAGAAGATGTGGAG GAGATCAAGAGAAGGCAATGCGCGTGTAAACGGTAGTAACTGCCAGGATGTAACAGCTGCCTCGGAGTCTAGTTCCTGGAATGAGGATGATAAACCATGCAATAGTGATAGGGCTGGAGAGGTTCGGAGAAG GCCCAAGAGTTCTGCTGTGGAGAAAGAAAAGTCTCAAAGTCCCTTGATTGCACAAGAGAATGTTGTAAACATGGACTTGAAAGCTAGAAACAAGGATAAGCTACCGAAACATAGCATTCAGCAAACTGATGGTGCTAAATACATGTCCTACCTTAAG aTAAGCAAGAAGCAGTATCAGATTGTCACAAGCATGAAGCAGTCTGGTAAAAGCATTCAGTCGAAAGCACTTAATAAAATCTTGGGTAACATCAACAATTTGGATGTTCAACCTTATGGAGTGTTTGTGGAAGAAGAACAGAAGAAACTGGATGCTCACTG GCTGCAACTGGTTAAAGATCTTCCTGCATCATATGCAATATGGAGAAAGCTACAGTTACAGAAACGAGATGTAATCAGCTCTTTGGAAAGAGAACTGAAGGACAAACTCAATCCATGGATGGAGGTTTGTTCAGAAAAGCCTCTGCAGAAGCATAATGTTCAATTAGACTTGAGGAATTACGATGGAGACAGTTTGGATCCAAATCAGAGTGGTGACTTAGCACCAGACGTTGAAGATTCGGGAAGTTTCGATCAAGTCTCTGCCAAGAATCAATCTCTTTCAAAGGAGTCATCGTCTGACAGTGACCAAATCACAGATTCAGGTCGCTGCTTGCAAGTTGGTGAACACCCCTCACAGGTTTCTTCACCAGATTGTGACAATAGCATCAATATGGAGGATACTGAAGCAAATGATTATTCCAGCTCCATAAATGGCCAGTCTCTCCCACAGGCTCCATTTCCTAGCGAGCCCCACGCTTCAGATCTCGGAGATGCAAACCCTTCAGACGAGAGGCTTCCTAGCACTAGTTCAAGCCATGGAGATGAGTTGCAGTATTGTTCTGGTGGGGATGTGTGGCAGCCAGTGGGAGGAACTAGGCAGTCCTACGTTGGCCGCCAAGCTTACACCCCTAGTGGTGGGTTGTCAATCATACACCATCCTGAAGgtggtgaagaagagaaaaactATTTCATAGAACCGGACATGCCTGAAGAAGTTGATAGAAGGAAGATGTTACAGCCGGGAGCAAACACCAGTTTTGGTTCTTTCCCTAGCAACGATCAAAATGAACTGCTTCAGTCTTTGTTTAAAGGTCAAGGCGGCGTGGCATCTCACTCTCTTCTTAAAGTCCCACTTAACGAGGAGCATAAACAGATTATGCCCATTGGTTTTCAGCAGGAAGGAACCAACAATCTGATGGAGGGAAATCAATTCTCTGGTCAGTTCCAGCATCAGATGACTGCACCACAAGCACTGTCTCAGGACCAGCCAAGACAGGTTGACATCTATGGCCAAGGAAGCTTGCCAGACAACATTTACTGCGATGGACGTGGATTCTTGATGCCGCGTCCGGACTGGAACGCCAGTGTTGCTCAGCTTGGAGTCACCACACAGCCACCGCTGAACACTGGCCCTTTGTTAAATCAGAACTGGCAATTTAAGAGCATGTGGGCAAACACAAACGGTGTAAGCCAAAGCAGTCATACTGGGAGCGAGAGAGATCTGAACCTTCTCAGAGTTGCTACTAACCCTGAGCAGATGATTCATAGGGGAAGTAGTCCAGATCAAAGCTTATTCTCTGTTTTCTCTCAGTGCAATCAGTTGCGCCGTTCTAGATCCGCTTTGGAGCCCGAAAGTTCGAGTGCTCAAGTAAACTACGAGATGCTCATGGGGGGAGGCACAACTCAGGCAGGCAGCAGTTTAGCTCAGCCTACGAATCCTCTTGATTACTTAAGTGGTAGCAACAACCCGGCGGCAACATCTTTGATGCCAGATGATGTAGTATGGATGAACCAGAGTCGTGAGAACTCTGGTCTCCATGACCCACTAGGGAAGCTGTATCCAAGGTCATGGAACCCGTAA
- the LOC125579034 gene encoding chalcone synthase 1: MVMGTPSSLDEIRKAQRADGPAGILAIGTANPANHVIQAEYPDYYFRITNSEHMTDLKEKFKRMCDKSTIRKRHMHLTEEFLKENPDMCAYMAPSLDARQDIVVVEVPKLGKEAAVKAIKEWGQPKSKITHVVFCTTSGVDMPGADYQLTKLLGLRPSVKRLMMYQQGCFAGGTVLRLAKDLAENNRGARVLVVCSEITAVTFRGPSDTHLDSLVGQALFSDGAAALIVGSDPDISAGEKPIFEMVSAAQTILPDSDGAIDGHLREVGLTFHLLKDVPGLISKNIEKSLDEAFKPLGISDWNSLFWIAHPGGPAILDEVEKKLGLKAEKMRATRHVLSEYGNMSSACVLFILDEMRRKSAEDGVATTGEGLEWGVLFGFGPGLTVETVVLHSVPV; encoded by the exons ATGGTGATGGGTACACCGTCTTCGTTGGATGAGATCAGAAAGGCGCAAAGAGCAGATGGCCCAGCAGGTATCTTGGCGATAGGCACGGCTAACCCTGCCAACCATGTGATCCAAGCGGAGTATCCTGACTACTACTTCCGCATCACCAACAGCGAACACATGACTGACCTTAAAGAGAAGTTCAAGCGCATGT GCGACAAGTCGACTATAAGAAAACGCCACATGCACCTAACCGAAGAGTTTCTAAAGGAGAACCCAGACATGTGCGCCTACATGGCTCCTTCTCTCGACGCTCGACAGGACATCGTGGTGGTCGAGGTCCCTAAGCTAGGCAAAGAGGCGGCAGTGAAGGCCATCAAGGAATGGGGCCAGCCCAAGTCCAAGATTACACACGTTGTCTTCTGCACTACCTCAGGAGTCGACATGCCTGGTGCTGACTACCAGCTCACAAAGCTCCTCGGTCTTCGTCCTTCCGTCAAGCGTCTCATGATGTACCAGCAAGGCTGCTTCGCCGGCGGTACTGTCCTCCGTCTCGCTAAGGATCTCGCTGAGAACAACCGTGGCGCGCGTGTTCTCGTTGTCTGCTCCGAGATCACAGCCGTCACGTTCCGTGGCCCATCTGACACCCACCTTGACTCCCTCGTTGGACAGGCTCTCTTCAGTGACGGCGCCGCCGCGCTCATTGTCGGTTCGGACCCTGACATCTCTGCTGGAGAGAAGCCCATCTTCGAGATGGTGTCTGCGGCCCAGACCATCTTACCAGACTCTGACGGTGCCATAGATGGACACTTGAGGGAAGTGGGACTCACTTTCCATCTCCTCAAGGACGTCCCTGGACTCATCTCCAAGAACATCGAGAAGAGTCTAGACGAAGCGTTTAAACCGTTAGGTATAAGCGACTGGAACTCCCTCTTCTGGATAGCTCACCCTGGTGGTCCAGCGATCCTTGACGAGGTTGAGAAGAAGCTAGGGCTCAAGGCGGAGAAGATGAGAGCCACGCGCCACGTGTTGAGCGAGTACGGTAACATGTCTAGCGCGTGTGTTCTCTTCATATTGGACGAGATGAGGAGGAAGTCTGCGGAAGATGGTGTGGCCACGACAGGAGAAGGGTTGGAGTGGGGTGTCTTGTTCGGTTTCGGACCAGGTCTTACCGTAGAGACAGTGGTCTTGCACAGCGTTCCTGTTTGA